In a single window of the Salvelinus namaycush isolate Seneca chromosome 6, SaNama_1.0, whole genome shotgun sequence genome:
- the LOC120050145 gene encoding serine protease FAM111A-like isoform X3 — protein MAAMVKSEPLDSNSDSSPDQKRKKMKMTEPNDRMTVETALTRDGRFHDNVFIQTFTLVESESDQPRYVEMNVLVDCLDKQNFKMILEERNATQAPTAPPQAGSNLQKEDETNSIQLPMSNTSIETSAAGEPPKKQKHSVTVPDSAETLKILRHQFADFVKQMKKRYNKKKYSGVLSHLRGEFGKSTKGFSEVYTVKKLMELSDSVCMIVVEGVGQGTGFLLFDHYILTNAHLFIKDEIAYVDRNYQILAKVTATFNKENPNGSGVKVIEVKPEIIDFQLTDVKCGRHVDFAVLELQDVDTSTGLLCRSSPDPKTGRVCLIGHPGGGEKQMDFTTIIERERRGEAFRRETGKNDRMDMLINTSIEENREKYDMLMKPDSTEMTYDTCLFHGASGSPVFDESCQVISMHTGGFPYEHEGVKSVIEYAIPLFTILENFLIEMMNRNNVEILTKFTREALTGLHSRDLIYHFIRHLLEEWKPSFSAALTAVWETVKKNENHLKMKKHLRTWIISEKEVLEKIQKAGNEALKEFMSKNDLVKLSQTDDDDVWLSNRRLCCKYIQ, from the exons ATGGCAGCCATGGTGAAATCTGAGCCTCTTGACAGCAAT AGTGATTCATCGCCAGATCAAAAGAGGAAGAAGATGAAGATGACTGAGCCTAATGATCGCATG ACAGTGGAGACGGCACTAACAAGAGATGGACGCTTCCATGACAATGTGTTCATTCAAACTTTCACTCTCGTTGAATCGGAATCAGATCAACCGAGGTATGTTGAGATGAATGTACTAGTTGACTGTCTGGATAAACAAAACTTCAAAATGATCCTGGAAGAGAGAAACGCCACACAGGCTCCAACTGCCCCTCCACAAGCTGGCTCTAACCTTCAGAAAGAAGACGAGACTAACTCCATACAACTCCCCATGTCTAACACAAGCATTGAAACATCAGCTGCAGGGGAGCCCCCCAAAAAACAGAAACATTCAGTCACAGTGCCAGATTCTGCTGAGACTTTGAAGATTCTTCGCCACCAGTTTGCTGATTTTGTGAAACAGATGAAGAAGAGGTACAATAAGAAGAAATATTCTGGGGTACTAAGTCATTTAAGGGGGGAATTTGGAAAGAGCACCAAGGGGTTCTCTGAAGTCTACACAGTAAAGAAGCTGATGGAACTGAGTGACTCAGTCTGTATGATCGTTGTCGAGGGGGTCGGGCAAGGCACTGGCTTCCTGCTGTTTGATCATTACATTCTGACAAATGCACATTTGTTTATTAAAGATGAAATCGCGTATGTTGATAGAAATTACCAGATATTAGCCAAAGTAACTGCCACATTCAACAAAGAAAATCCCAATGGTTCAGGTGTGAAGGTGATTGAAGTAAAACCAGAGATCATTGactttcaattgactgatgtcaAATGTGGACGACATGTGGACTTTGCTGTACTAGAGCTTCAGGACGTTGACACCTCCACCGGTCTTCTCTGTAGATCTAGCCCAGATCCAAAGACAGGTAGAGTCTGTCTCATTGGACACCCAGGTGGAGGAGAGAAACAAATGGACTTCACCACCATtattgagagagaaagaagaggtgAGGCTTTccgaagagagactgggaaaaatgaCAGAATGGATATGCTGATCAATACATCCATAGAAGAGAATAGAGAGAAGTATGACATGCTCATGAAACCAGACAGCACTGAAATGACCTATGACACCTGCCTCTTCCATGGAGCTTCTGGCTCCCCAGTCTTTGATGAGTCCTGCCAGGTGATATCCATGCACACTGGAGGGTTTCCCTACGAACATGAAGGAGTGAAGAGTGTGATTGAGTATGCCATCCCTCTCTTCACCATACTGGAGAACTTTCTGATCGAGATGATGAACAGAAACAATGTTGAAATACTGACCAAGTTCACCAGAGAAGCCTTGACAGGCCTCCATTCGCGTGATTTAATTTACCATTTTATCAGACACCTGTTAGAGGAATGGAAGCCCTCATTCAGTGCAGCCTTGACAGCAGTCTGGGAAACAGTTAAGAAAAATGAGAACCATCTAAAAATGAAAAAACATCTTAGAACATGGATCATTTCAGAAAAGGAGGTACTGGAAAAGATTCAGAAAGCAGGAAATGAAGCTTTGAAAGAGTTCATGTCTAAAAACGATCTTGTCAAGTTATCCcagactgatgatgatgatgtctgGTTGAGTAATAGGAGATTGTGTTGCAAATACATCCAGTAG
- the LOC120050145 gene encoding serine protease FAM111A-like isoform X5, whose amino-acid sequence MKMTEPNDRMTVETALTRDGRFHDNVFIQTFTLVESESDQPRYVEMNVLVDCLDKQNFKMILEERNATQAPTAPPQAGSNLQKEDETNSIQLPMSNTSIETSAAGEPPKKQKHSVTVPDSAETLKILRHQFADFVKQMKKRYNKKKYSGVLSHLRGEFGKSTKGFSEVYTVKKLMELSDSVCMIVVEGVGQGTGFLLFDHYILTNAHLFIKDEIAYVDRNYQILAKVTATFNKENPNGSGVKVIEVKPEIIDFQLTDVKCGRHVDFAVLELQDVDTSTGLLCRSSPDPKTGRVCLIGHPGGGEKQMDFTTIIERERRGEAFRRETGKNDRMDMLINTSIEENREKYDMLMKPDSTEMTYDTCLFHGASGSPVFDESCQVISMHTGGFPYEHEGVKSVIEYAIPLFTILENFLIEMMNRNNVEILTKFTREALTGLHSRDLIYHFIRHLLEEWKPSFSAALTAVWETVKKNENHLKMKKHLRTWIISEKEVLEKIQKAGNEALKEFMSKNDLVKLSQTDDDDVWLSNRRLCCKYIQ is encoded by the exons ATGAAGATGACTGAGCCTAATGATCGCATG ACAGTGGAGACGGCACTAACAAGAGATGGACGCTTCCATGACAATGTGTTCATTCAAACTTTCACTCTCGTTGAATCGGAATCAGATCAACCGAGGTATGTTGAGATGAATGTACTAGTTGACTGTCTGGATAAACAAAACTTCAAAATGATCCTGGAAGAGAGAAACGCCACACAGGCTCCAACTGCCCCTCCACAAGCTGGCTCTAACCTTCAGAAAGAAGACGAGACTAACTCCATACAACTCCCCATGTCTAACACAAGCATTGAAACATCAGCTGCAGGGGAGCCCCCCAAAAAACAGAAACATTCAGTCACAGTGCCAGATTCTGCTGAGACTTTGAAGATTCTTCGCCACCAGTTTGCTGATTTTGTGAAACAGATGAAGAAGAGGTACAATAAGAAGAAATATTCTGGGGTACTAAGTCATTTAAGGGGGGAATTTGGAAAGAGCACCAAGGGGTTCTCTGAAGTCTACACAGTAAAGAAGCTGATGGAACTGAGTGACTCAGTCTGTATGATCGTTGTCGAGGGGGTCGGGCAAGGCACTGGCTTCCTGCTGTTTGATCATTACATTCTGACAAATGCACATTTGTTTATTAAAGATGAAATCGCGTATGTTGATAGAAATTACCAGATATTAGCCAAAGTAACTGCCACATTCAACAAAGAAAATCCCAATGGTTCAGGTGTGAAGGTGATTGAAGTAAAACCAGAGATCATTGactttcaattgactgatgtcaAATGTGGACGACATGTGGACTTTGCTGTACTAGAGCTTCAGGACGTTGACACCTCCACCGGTCTTCTCTGTAGATCTAGCCCAGATCCAAAGACAGGTAGAGTCTGTCTCATTGGACACCCAGGTGGAGGAGAGAAACAAATGGACTTCACCACCATtattgagagagaaagaagaggtgAGGCTTTccgaagagagactgggaaaaatgaCAGAATGGATATGCTGATCAATACATCCATAGAAGAGAATAGAGAGAAGTATGACATGCTCATGAAACCAGACAGCACTGAAATGACCTATGACACCTGCCTCTTCCATGGAGCTTCTGGCTCCCCAGTCTTTGATGAGTCCTGCCAGGTGATATCCATGCACACTGGAGGGTTTCCCTACGAACATGAAGGAGTGAAGAGTGTGATTGAGTATGCCATCCCTCTCTTCACCATACTGGAGAACTTTCTGATCGAGATGATGAACAGAAACAATGTTGAAATACTGACCAAGTTCACCAGAGAAGCCTTGACAGGCCTCCATTCGCGTGATTTAATTTACCATTTTATCAGACACCTGTTAGAGGAATGGAAGCCCTCATTCAGTGCAGCCTTGACAGCAGTCTGGGAAACAGTTAAGAAAAATGAGAACCATCTAAAAATGAAAAAACATCTTAGAACATGGATCATTTCAGAAAAGGAGGTACTGGAAAAGATTCAGAAAGCAGGAAATGAAGCTTTGAAAGAGTTCATGTCTAAAAACGATCTTGTCAAGTTATCCcagactgatgatgatgatgtctgGTTGAGTAATAGGAGATTGTGTTGCAAATACATCCAGTAG
- the LOC120050146 gene encoding serine protease FAM111A-like isoform X1: MKKVKGREVVIVNEKGAIVEHFPCCLIKKDETLVIYTFPKTKTPAIDGKRELEQGKELAQGKEQQQKSTFVTSCVEVTGGKNITSKEILKHQKRKNFSPLCIYAKSGDTVKSALEADGRFSDIVFEKTCTLCEEPQKQTNITMSTVVNKLEDRRFQIFLKEPTNRKVLGTTKSKISDTRFKSEGDTTQPSQSNPSSTSEEGPSQSNPSSTSEEGPSVGNMTQKRQANKKQKYIPMPDSREIQQILCDQFKGLLDHMKSRYPQEKSESEVIELMREEFGKKPESFTEVYRLIELAEVTTSVCKVEHELIEGTGFLLFDNLILTNGHLFKDKGVLQGKTLLVPTTVTFNFDNALGSGQWKVNVKPEVVALQYGVDRWGRQVDYAILELSTPLKGKKFPPGLLQKYGPVPQTGGIYIVGHPDGGIKKMDSTTIIEVEQRNAAEIKHLGENQSSIMIIKESILGNELDKEFYEQIIQGKLDVLTYNTFCFNGASGSPVINPSHCQVINGIPVYGCQVIAMHTAGFSYKCKGTHETQSVIEYAIPLRTILENILFYLVETNNVQMLSRFTNVAMKNPHLFQLIACLIIEMVATLQPEYSDILKGIWNTISRSRKRDEMQKLIIDISAGTSGIGLRC; encoded by the coding sequence ATGAAAAAGGTGAAGGGGAGAGAAGTTGTCATTGTGAATGAAAAAGGGGCCATAGTGGAGCACTTTCCATGTTGCTTAATTAAGAAAGATGAGACCCTCGTTATATACACTTTCCCTAAAACTAAAACACCGGCCATAGATGGGAAAAGGGAACTTGAACAGGGAAAAGAACTTGCACAGGGAAAAGAGCAACAGCAAAAATCCACATTTGTCACTTCCTGTGTTGAGGTAACAGGTGGGAAAAATATCACAAGCAAGGAGATACTTAAACACCAAAAACGTAAGAATTTTAGCCCTCTGTGTATCTATGCAAAATCTGGGGATACAGTCAAGTCAGCTCTGGAAGCAGATGGGCGCTTCTCAGACATAGTGTTTGAAAAAACATGTACACTTTGTGAGGAAccccaaaaacaaacaaatattaCTATGTCCACTGTAGTAAACAAGCTAGAAGATCGCAGATTTCAAATTTTCCTAAAGGAACCGACAAACAGAAAGGTGCTTGGCACCACAAAATCAAAGATTTCTGACACAAGATTCAAATCTGAGGGTGACACCACACAACCCTCTCAGTCCAACCCAAGTTCAACATCAGAGGAGGGGCCCTCTCAGTCCAACCCAAGTTCAACATCAGAGGAGGGGCCCTCAGTGGGAAATATGACACAGAAGCGACAGGCAAATAAGAAACAAAAATACATTCCCATGCCAGATTCGAGGGAAATTCAGCAGATCTTATGCGACCAGTTTAAAGGTTTACTAGATCACATGAAGAGTAGGTATCCACAGGAGAAATCTGAGTCTGAAGTGATAGAGTTGATGAGGGAGGAATTTGGTAAGAAACCGGAGAGTTTTACTGAAGTGTACAGGTTAATAGAGCTGGCAGAAGTGACCACCTCAGTCTGTAAAGTCGAACACGAATTGATCGAAGGAACAGGTTTCCTGCTGTTCGATAACCTCATCCTGACAAATGGTCATTTGTTCAAGGATAAAGGTGTACTTCAGGGAAAGACACTGTTGGTTCCCACAACTGTCACGTTTAATTTTGACAACGCACTTGGATCAGGTCAGTGGAAGGTAAATGTTAAACCAGAAGTGGTTGCCCTCCAATATGGAGTTGATAGGTGGGGGCGTCAGGTTGACTATGCCATACTGGAGCTGAGTACCCCATTAAAAGGCAAGAAGTTTCCTCCAGGTCTCCTTCAGAAGTATGGCCCAGTCCCTCAGACAGGTGGGATCTACATCGTTGGCCATCCAGATGGAGGGATTAAAAAGATGGACTCCACGACCATAATAGAGGTGGAACAAAGAAATGCAGCTGAGATCAAACATTTAGGAGAAAACCAGAGCTCCATCATGATAATCAAAGAAAGCATTTTGGGTAATGAGTTGGACAAAGAGTTTTATGAGCAGATAATACAGGGCAAACTGGATGTGCTGACCTATAACACCTTCTGCTTTAATGGAGCCTCTGGGTCTCCGGTTATAAATCCCAGTCATTGTCAAGTAATTAATGGCATCCCAGTATATGGTTGCCAGGTGATTGCCATGCATACTGCTGGCTTTTCTTACAAATGTAAGGGAACTCATGAAACTCAGAGTGTGATTGAATATGCAATCCCTCTCAGGACCATTCTAGAAAACATATTGTTCTACTTGGTGGAGACAAACAATGTTCAAATGTTGTCAAGATTCACCAATGTTGCCATGAAAAACCCACATCTGTTTCAGCTCATTGCCTGTCTTATCATTGAGATGGTGGCCACATTGCAGCCTGAATACTCTGATATCCTTAAGGGAATATGGAACACAATATCACGAAGTCGTAAAAGAGATGAGATGCAGAAATTGATCATTGACATAAGTGCAGGTACATCAGGGATTGGATTGAGGTGCTGA